GCCCGTGGGGGCCTTGTCGAGGAAGAGCACGTGGCCCGACTGCTCGCCGCCCAGCGTCAGCCCGGAGCGCTTGAGCTCCTCGTAGACGTAGCGGTCGCCGACCTTCACGCGCCGCACGCCGATGCCGCGCTCGCGCAGGTAGGTCTCCATGCCCAGGTTGCTCATGTGGGTGGCGACGATCTCCCGCTCGCCACGCTCGACGGCGCAGATCGCCATGATGTGGTCGCCGGTGACGAGGCGGCCCCTCCTGTCGACGAGGAGGGCGCGGTCGGCGTCGCCGTCGAACGTGACGCCGACGTCGAAGCCGCCCTCGACGACGCGCCTCAGGACGGCCTCTGGGCTCGTCGAGCCGCAGCCGACGTTGATGTTCTCGCCGTCCGGCCGGGCGTTCATGACCTCGAGCCTGGCGCCGATCTTGGCGAAGATCCGCGGCGCCAGTAGGTGGCCGGCGCCGTTGGCGCAGTCGACGACGACCTTCATGCCGTCGAGGTAGGGCGCGTTGGCGAGCAGGTGCGCCGCGTAGCTGTCCGAGGCCCTCCGCTCCCCGCCCTCCCGCGGCAGCCGGCGGTAGCGGCCGAGGCCCGCGCCCACGACGGGCTCGGCTTCGCCGTTGAGCCACACGCGCTCGACGAGGTCCTCGAGCTCGGCCTCGAGGTCGTCGTCCAGCTTCTCGCCCGCGGAGTTGAAGACCTTGATGCCGTTGTCATCGAAGGGGTTGTGGCTGGCCGACACCACGATGCCGGCGTCGGCGCCCAGGGCCCTGGTGAGGTAGGACACCGCCGGGGTGGGCACGACGCCGAGGTCGGTGACGTCGGCGCCGCGCGACGTGAGGCCGGCGCCGAGGGCCAGCGCGAGCATGGGTCCCGACCGGCGCGTGTCCATGCCGATGACCACGGAGGGCCGGGCCTTGCCCGCGGCCTTCAGCAGCTCGGCCGTGGCGACGCCGAGGCCAAGGGCGAAGCTGGCGGTCATGGGGTGGCGGCCGGCGACCCCGCGCACGCCGTCCGTGCCGAAGTAGCGCCGTTCGGACATGCGGGGAATATACCGGCAACAAGGCCTCTCGCGCGGTGTTAGCCTCGTGAGCGTGACCGTCCTCGCCCAGAACGTCGCCCCCTGCGAGGCCCAGGCGCACACCCTGGACTTCCGCGTCTTCGGCCTCGTCCACGTGCGGGGCGGGATGCCGATGTCCCGCTTCCTCAACCAGCGCGAGAGGACGTACCTGCCCATGACGCAGTGCCGGGTGTTCCGCCCCGGCCTCGACCAGCCGCCGACGGACGGCTCGCTGCTCTACGAGACGGAGTTCGCCGCCCTGCCCAAGTCGCGGCTGGCGTTCCTGGTGGGCGGCGTCGCCGAGCCGCCGACCGAGCGCGCCGGACGCGAGCCGCGGCAGGTGTGCGTCATGTACCCGGCGTTCGTCCTCACCGGCTCGATGTTCCTGCCGCCGCGCGTGCGGATGTCCGACCACCTCTCGCAGCTCTACGCCGTGAGGCCGTTCGTGGAGCTCGCCGACGTCGGCGTCGGGCGCCCCCGCGAGGGAGCGCGCGTCGACCAGTTCGAGGTCGTCGCCCGCTACACGCTCGTCACCGTGAACGTGGCGCTGGCCGGCGCCCTCTTCGACGTCGCGGAGCCGGTGGGGGGCGACCTCGGCGCGGCCGCGGAGTAGCGCCCGCCGCTCACAGGTTCCAGCCGCCGGCGCGGCGCCGAGCCAGAGGCCGGGGCTTCCCGCCCCTCACAGGTTCCAACCGCCGGCGACCTCCAGGGTCACGCCGGTCACGTAAGACGCCTCGGGTGACACCAGGTACCGCACGGCCGCCGTGACCTCGCCCAGGGTGCCGACGCGGCCCATGGGGATCTCCCTCAGCGGCTTCGTCACGCTGTTCTCGAGCACGCCGGGGCTCACGACGTTCACCGTCAGCCCGTGCCGCGCCTCGACCTTGGCCAGCGCCTTCGAGTAGAGGATCACGCCGGTCTTGGCGATGCCGTACGCGACGATGCCGGGCCGGGCCGCCACGAGCTGGGAGCCGGCGTAGCCGACGTTCACGATGCGCCCGCCGCGCGGCGAGCGACGCAGGTGCGGTACGGCCTGCTGGCAGGTGTAGAACGTCGAGTTCAGGTTGCTGTCGAGCATGTAGCGCCACGTCTCGCCGTCGAGCTCCGCGAGCGGCCCGTGGTGGTAGTCGCCCACGTTGTTGACGAGCACGTCGAGCCGGCCGAACGCCGCCACGGCTGCGTCGACGAGGCCGCGGGCCTCGCCCTCCACGGTGACGTCGGCGCGCAGCGCCACGGCAGACACCCCTAGCGCGCGAGCCGCGGCGGCGACCTCCTCGGCCTCCTCGCGGCTGCGGCGGTAGTGCACGGCGACGTCGAAGCCGTCCTCGGCCAGGGCCAGGAGCACGGCGCGCCCGACCCCCTTCGCCGAGCCCGTCACCAGCGCGGCCGGGCGACCGGCGGGAGCGGCCACGCCGCCGTCAGCGGACGCGGCGCGCTCGGCCGCCGCACCGGCCCCGGCGGGCCCCGCCGTCGGCTCGCCGCTCACGCGCCCCCTGCCCCGGCCGCCAGCCGCGCGCGCCGGCGGAACTTGGCCACGCGCCAGCCGATCACCGCCAGCAGGTACGCGCCCTGCGCCAGCACCAGCCAGGCGTAGGCGAAGGGCGCCCCCAGGGCCAGGCAGGCGCCCAGCAGCACGTACTGGGTCGAGAGCCCGAGGTTGACGAGCGCGGCCGTCGAG
The nucleotide sequence above comes from Trueperaceae bacterium. Encoded proteins:
- the tmpR gene encoding bifunctional dihydropteridine reductase/dihydrofolate reductase TmpR, whose translation is MSGEPTAGPAGAGAAAERAASADGGVAAPAGRPAALVTGSAKGVGRAVLLALAEDGFDVAVHYRRSREEAEEVAAAARALGVSAVALRADVTVEGEARGLVDAAVAAFGRLDVLVNNVGDYHHGPLAELDGETWRYMLDSNLNSTFYTCQQAVPHLRRSPRGGRIVNVGYAGSQLVAARPGIVAYGIAKTGVILYSKALAKVEARHGLTVNVVSPGVLENSVTKPLREIPMGRVGTLGEVTAAVRYLVSPEASYVTGVTLEVAGGWNL
- the glmM gene encoding phosphoglucosamine mutase, which translates into the protein MSERRYFGTDGVRGVAGRHPMTASFALGLGVATAELLKAAGKARPSVVIGMDTRRSGPMLALALGAGLTSRGADVTDLGVVPTPAVSYLTRALGADAGIVVSASHNPFDDNGIKVFNSAGEKLDDDLEAELEDLVERVWLNGEAEPVVGAGLGRYRRLPREGGERRASDSYAAHLLANAPYLDGMKVVVDCANGAGHLLAPRIFAKIGARLEVMNARPDGENINVGCGSTSPEAVLRRVVEGGFDVGVTFDGDADRALLVDRRGRLVTGDHIMAICAVERGEREIVATHMSNLGMETYLRERGIGVRRVKVGDRYVYEELKRSGLTLGGEQSGHVLFLDKAPTGDGILTALQLLAAVRKSGRALEEWMDEIPVYPQELVNVAVPAEVKADVSDAPEVAAAVREAQDRLGDAGRVLIRPSGTEPLVRVMVEGPDHAAVRSVAQSVAEAVRRAGGAATAAEAADPA